CCGCCAGGCAAAGGACGCCAGACGATGGGCAGATCGGTGCATGACGGCACCATGCGCGTCTTCCATCCATACGCCTGCCGCAGACGACTCGAATGACACAGAAGCTGGCGCGGGCGCCTGCACCAGCGGCAGATTGTTCAGCAGCATGGCCAGCACACACGCCCGGTCTGATTCCAACCGTGTGTAGTAGTGCGGGTTCTGACGTCGCATGGCCGCCAGTCTGCTCCCATAAAACGTTCCATCCTGGCCGGCCTCGGCTTCGCGCTCCATCAGGGCCAGTTGACGCTCCACGAGCGGCAGCGCATGCGGATCGCGGAAGTGATCGGCGGCCAACAGCAGCGCGGGGATCAGGTACTCCTGACAGTAGGCATAGCGCACGCGGGAGTCGCCCCCGATGCGTGCAAGACGTCCATCGTCAAAAACAAACCGGCGCAGCACCTGCCAGAGCGCGTGCTGATGGTGGTAGAGCGATTCCGGGGGCGTCGCGCCCGCCCGCTTGAGGTCGAAATGCAGCAACGCGGCATGGCTGGCGCAGATCGCCATGTACCCCACGTTCAGGTAGCTGTGATGATCCAGGGCATAGTTCGGAAAGAAATTGGCGCCGGCATGCCACTCGGACACCGGACGTCCTGCGATTATGGACGCGTCGCAGGCGTCGGCCTCAAGCGAGACGCCGTTGATCAGAAAACGGTGAGACTGTTCCATCCAGGCGGAGGCGTGCGTTTCATCGGGGAAGAGACGTGCCACGCGCGCGAGGAAACAACCGGACCAGATGTTGGACTCCGGCCGGTTACGCCCTTCATGCCCCCAGAGTCCGCCGCACACACCCGCATACTGCCCGCGGGCAGGCGTCAACAGCCAGTCGGCCTCGCTGATCAGGACACGGCGCAAGGCCGCTTGATCGGCAGGCGAGAGCACGGCGTTCACGTTTCTCAGACCGTGCATGCCGCGCTCAATGCCAAGCACGCTGATCCATGAGTTTCCCCACGCTTTGCCATCGGTGCCAACCCGCTTCCCGGTTACATGCGTAGCCAAGGCGTAGCGCAAGGACGCAAGGGCGCGTTGTTGCCAGTGTTCCCTTCCGGCCTGCGGCTTTTGGGCGGCCAGTGTCGCCATCGCCGCGGCATAATTCCAGTTTGATTGCACACCCCAGTGTTGATAGCCGGGGCTATAGCATCCCAGGGACGGGTCGTCATCCATACGATACCAGTAAGGCTCGACGGCCTCTGCCCATCGTCCCAACAGACGAAACGCACGACCTTGAATTCCACCCCCTGAAGCCTTCATATCCATGTTCACTTGTCAATTCGCGCCGATGTCGTTTTCAGAGTTGCTCATCAAACCTGGGCCGTGCTTCCTTCGTCAGCATCCGATCGGTCTGTTGCAGTTTTTCCCCCAGAAGTTTGACAACATCAGCATGCGCCTGGGCCACATCGTTTGTCTCGCCGAGATCCGTTTCCAGATCGTACAGCCCCGTAGCCGTTGTCGGTTTCCCACTTGCGCCCGGACGCATATGCAGCTTCCACTTGCCACTGCGAATGGCGGTGGCGACACCGGCGGTATTGTAATATACGAAGTGATCATGTGGCGATTGGGCCTTGCCGCACATGACCGCCCAAATGTCCTTGCCATCAATCTTCCGGTCTGAAGGCGGCGCTGTGCCTGCCAGAGCCGCCAAGGTCGGCAACCAGTCGAACGAGACGGTCATTTCGCTGCAGAGGGTGCCGGTCGGAAGGGTTCCGGGCCAACGCGCGATACACGGCACACGCATTCCACCTTCCCATGTCGTACCTTTAGAGCCACGCAACGGCGGTTGCTGCCCAGGCTTACCATTGTCCGATGTATAAATCACCAGCGTCTTCTCGTCCAAGTTAAGATCTTTCAATCTCTGTAGCACCTGACCCACGCTCCAGTCCACTTCTTCAAGGCAGTCGCCCCGCAAGCCGGCTGCGGACTTCCCGCGAAAGTTCTTTGAGGCATAAAGGGGGGCGTGCGGCGCGCCGTGCGGCAGGTACAGGAAGAATGGCTTGTCCTTGGACTTCGTGATGAACTCAATCGCCTCGATTGTGTAACGCTGCGTCAGTTCGCTGATATTAATCTTGCCCGCTTGCTCAATGATGTTCGTGCCGCGATACAGTTCTCCTTTACCGTGGTTATCGCCGGGCATGCCAAAATAGGAATCAAAACCCTGACGCGTAGGCAGCGTCTCCGGGGTTACGCCCAAATGCCAGACCGCGCCCGCCGCATAATAATCGGTGAACCGCACCCCTTCCGCCGCCATGCGGTCCAAGTTGGGTGTCTTGATGTCGGGTGAGCCATAACACGACAGATCGGAGTAGCCCTGATCGTCGGTCATCATGAAGATAATATTCGGCTTTTCGACGGGTTTTGTTTCTGCAGCCCAGACGCCATTCATCGTCACACCGGCCAACGTCACGCCCCATGCACTCATCAAATCGCGGTGGGTCATTTTCAATTCCTTCTCTGGTTTGCGTTTCTGGTAAGCATGCCTGAAATCAGGGGATATGTCCAGAGCAGAAACACAAAAAACGAACAGCGCATTGACAATGCGGCAAGAACGTGATACTAGAGGCGGAAACAAGGCCGATGAGGTCGGCATGTGCAGGCCGACGCCTCACGGGTGCCCGTATCGGATGTACTGGAGGCGCAGCGAGATGCAGAGATGGATCACCAGAATCTGTATAGGCGGCTCAGTGACTGTGGCGACCTGTGGCGGCCTGTCGGTCGCAGAAGAGGTGCGTATCGTGAATACAACGTCAAAAGACCTTCCTGCGGCCGTGTCCTGGCTGGAAAACGAAGCGCACCGGATCATTCGCGCGTCACGGCGTGAGATGAAGGATGGAACC
This genomic interval from Lentisphaerota bacterium contains the following:
- a CDS encoding arylsulfatase → MPTSSALFPPLVSRSCRIVNALFVFCVSALDISPDFRHAYQKRKPEKELKMTHRDLMSAWGVTLAGVTMNGVWAAETKPVEKPNIIFMMTDDQGYSDLSCYGSPDIKTPNLDRMAAEGVRFTDYYAAGAVWHLGVTPETLPTRQGFDSYFGMPGDNHGKGELYRGTNIIEQAGKINISELTQRYTIEAIEFITKSKDKPFFLYLPHGAPHAPLYASKNFRGKSAAGLRGDCLEEVDWSVGQVLQRLKDLNLDEKTLVIYTSDNGKPGQQPPLRGSKGTTWEGGMRVPCIARWPGTLPTGTLCSEMTVSFDWLPTLAALAGTAPPSDRKIDGKDIWAVMCGKAQSPHDHFVYYNTAGVATAIRSGKWKLHMRPGASGKPTTATGLYDLETDLGETNDVAQAHADVVKLLGEKLQQTDRMLTKEARPRFDEQL